The Equus przewalskii isolate Varuska unplaced genomic scaffold, EquPr2 ChrUn-10, whole genome shotgun sequence genome window below encodes:
- the LOC139081461 gene encoding late cornified envelope protein 2A-like produces the protein MSFQQNQQQCQPPPKCPPKCSPKCPPKCPPQCPAPCPPPVSSCCGPSSGGCCSSGGGGCCLSHHRPRLFHWQRRHQSSDCCEYEPSGGSGCCGGSGGCC, from the coding sequence ATGTCCTTCCAGCAGAACCAGCAGCAGTGCCAGCCCCCTCCCAAGTGCCCCCCAAAATGCTCACCCAAGTGTCCTCCAAAGTGCCCGCCCCAGTGCCCAGCCCCGTGTCCCCCTCCAGTCTCCTCCTGCTGTGGCCCCAGCTCTGGGGGCTGCTGCAGCTCTGGGGGTGGCGGCTGCTGCCTGAGCCACCACAGGCCCCGTCTCTTCCACTGGCAGCGCAGGCACCAGAGCTCCGACTGCTGTGAGTATGAGCCCTCGGGGGGCTCTGGCTGCTGCGGTGGCTCTGGGGGCTGCTGCTGA
- the LOC139081464 gene encoding late cornified envelope protein 2D has product MSCQQNQQQCQPPPKCLPKCPTPKCSPKCPPKCPPQCPAPCPPPVSSCCGPSSGGCCSSGGGGCCLSHHRPRLFHRRRHQSPDCCEGEPSGGSGCCGGSGGCC; this is encoded by the coding sequence ATGTCCTGCCAGCAGAACCAGCAGCAGTGCCAGCCTCCTCCCAAGTGCCTCCCAAAGTGCCCCACCCCTAAATGTTCTCCCAAGTGTCCCCCCAAGTGCCCCCCTCAGTGTCCAGCCCCGTGTCCCCCTCCAGTCTCCTCCTGCTGTGGCCCCAGCTCTGGGGGCTGCTGCagctctgggggagggggctgctgcctAAGCCACCACAGGCCCCGTCTCTTCCACCGGCGGCGGCACCAGAGCCCTGACTGCTGTGAGGGTGAGCCCTCGGGGGGCTCCGGCTGCTGCGGCGGCTCTGGGGGCTGCTGCTGA